The following proteins come from a genomic window of Triticum aestivum cultivar Chinese Spring chromosome 6A, IWGSC CS RefSeq v2.1, whole genome shotgun sequence:
- the LOC123131743 gene encoding uncharacterized protein codes for MDPAVLEHRREPRARLLPPRHGLQETATLPIPNELVAEIFLRLPTPADLVRASAACASFYRLVASRTFLRRFRKLHRPPLLGFVDGRIFHPVIPPYPSAPAANAVALAADFSFSFLPGPARDWEVLDIRDGRVLLKRPGRQYHEMVVCDPLYRRYLLLPPFPDEQAASLEDPSTIKWYETFLVPAGDEEAATVEETSFRVIWMAQCKFRLFTFVFSSSTGQWGVVPSPSWSDLFAGLPSLEMATPLNTRQYAYGCFYWMAGYMAEAKMLVLDTRRMEFSIAEPPPDGFAMAMVEAGEGRPGVFVNPHGGSKFRYSTMQNDGGSLSQWQEEKTISLGYGYYIIGSTERYLFLYQLQSPLPNPGVFTLDVQTFQLERVCDQHLGHAYSNFPPSLLSSPTVSSGVEKGVE; via the exons ATGGATCCGGCCGTCCTTGAGCACCGGCGCGAGCCCCGTGCTCGTCTGCTTCCGCCGCGGCACGGCCTGCAGGAGACGGCAACGCTGCCGATCCCCAACGAGCTCGTGGCGGAGATCTTCCTCCGGCTGCCCACCCCAGCCGATCTGGtccgcgcctccgccgcctgcgCCTCGTTCTACCGTCTCGTCGCCAGCCGCACCTTCCTCCGGCGTTTCCGCAAGCTCCACCGCCCGCCCCTCCTCGGCTTCGTCGATGGCCGAATCTTCCACCCCGTGATCCCGCCTTATCCTTCCGCCCCCGCAGCCaacgccgtcgccctcgccgccgacttctccttctccttcctaccCGGCCCCGCCCGCGACTGGGAGGTCCTGGACATCCGCGACGGCCGCGTCCTCCTTAAGAGGCCCGGCCGGCAGTACCATGAAATGGTGGTGTGTGACCCCTTGTACCGGCGGTACCTCCTGCTTCCCCCATTCCCCGACGAGCAAGCCGCTTCATTGGAGGACCCATCCACGATAAAATGGTACGAAACCTTCCTTGTACcagccggcgacgaggaggcagcaaCTGTGGAAGAGACGTCATTCAGAGTTATCTGGATGGCGCAGTGCAAATTCAGACTGTTCACCTTTGTCTTCTCTTCTAGCACTGGACAATGGGGAGTTGTTCCATCCCCGAGTTGGAGTGATTTATTTGCTGGCTTGCCAAGTTTGGAGATGGCTACACCTCTCAACACACGCCAGTATGCGTATGGCTGCTTTTACTGGATGGCGGGCTACATGGCAGAAGCTAAAATGCTGGTGCTGGACACCCGGAGGATGGAGTTCTCCATTGCTGAACCCCCACCTGACGGTTTCGCTATGGCCATGGTGGAGGCTGGGGAAGGCAGGCCTGGGGTGTTCGTGAATCCTCATGGGGGATCCAAGTTCCGTTATAGCACTATGCAAAATGATGGTGGGAGTTTGAGCCAGTGGCAGGAGGAGAAAACAATATCATTGGGTTATGGGTACTACATCATTGGTTCAACGGAGAGGTACTTGTTCTTGTATCAGCTGCAGAGCCCATTACCTAATCCAGGTGTTTTCACGCTGGATGTCCAAACATTCCAGCTCGAGAGAGTGTGTGATCAACACTTGGGCCACGCATATAGCAACTTCCCACCATCGTTGTTGTCGTCACCGACAGTATCAAGCG GTGTTGAGAAAGGGGTGGAATAG